A window of Terriglobales bacterium contains these coding sequences:
- a CDS encoding anhydro-N-acetylmuramic acid kinase, producing MIVAGVMSGTSADGINVALMRLLGRGFRTRLELLEHANYPFPPAVRRTILSLMNAQARVAELARLNFLLGELYSDAILSTSRKARIAVELVGCHGQTLYHQGEAASFLGRKLAVTWQTGEGAVIAARVGAPVVSDFRPADMAVGGKGAPLVPFLDYVLYHHRRRGRILQNLGGIANLTAIPARSTPQDVLAFDTGPGNMVIDAVTDRLFGKPFDRNGRIAAKGRVLERVVDETLALPFFRRKPPKTAGREEFGREFATMFVRLCGRVAKEDVVATATALTAHSIAFAVRSFLPGIKLVNRRLPYKDFIVSGGGARNPTLMRMLAEALPGLRLQTTDDYGLPAEAKEAAAFALLAYQTWRRLPSNIPTATGAQKPVVLGKMSWP from the coding sequence GTGATCGTTGCCGGAGTGATGAGCGGCACCTCGGCTGACGGAATCAATGTCGCTTTGATGCGGCTGCTTGGCAGAGGGTTCCGCACTCGCTTGGAGCTCCTGGAACACGCAAACTACCCCTTCCCTCCTGCGGTGCGCCGCACCATTCTCTCCCTTATGAACGCCCAGGCCAGGGTGGCCGAGTTGGCACGGCTGAATTTTCTGTTGGGCGAGTTGTATTCGGACGCGATTCTTTCAACATCCCGCAAAGCACGGATCGCAGTGGAGCTAGTGGGATGTCATGGGCAGACTCTCTATCACCAGGGCGAAGCCGCAAGTTTTCTAGGACGTAAGCTGGCCGTGACCTGGCAGACGGGCGAAGGTGCGGTGATAGCGGCACGAGTGGGAGCGCCGGTCGTCTCGGATTTTCGTCCGGCTGATATGGCGGTCGGGGGCAAGGGTGCGCCGCTCGTTCCCTTCCTCGATTATGTGTTGTATCACCATCGCCGCAGAGGAAGAATTTTGCAGAATCTTGGCGGAATCGCGAATCTGACGGCGATTCCCGCGCGTTCCACTCCGCAAGACGTGCTTGCTTTCGACACCGGCCCCGGCAACATGGTGATCGACGCGGTCACCGATCGGCTGTTTGGAAAACCATTCGATCGCAATGGTCGGATCGCGGCCAAAGGACGCGTCCTCGAGCGGGTGGTGGACGAAACTCTGGCCCTGCCGTTCTTCCGCCGCAAGCCGCCCAAGACCGCTGGGCGGGAGGAGTTCGGCCGGGAGTTTGCCACAATGTTTGTTCGCCTCTGTGGGAGAGTTGCCAAAGAAGACGTGGTAGCAACCGCGACCGCGCTGACCGCGCATTCAATCGCGTTCGCGGTGCGAAGTTTCCTCCCTGGAATAAAGCTGGTGAACCGGCGCCTCCCCTACAAAGACTTCATCGTCTCGGGCGGAGGCGCCAGGAATCCAACCCTGATGCGAATGCTTGCCGAAGCTCTTCCGGGCTTACGCCTTCAGACCACTGACGATTACGGGCTGCCTGCCGAAGCTAAAGAAGCGGCAGCATTCGCCCTCCTGGCATATCAGACGTGGCGGCGCCTGCCTTCAAATATACCCACTGCAACTGGAGCACAGAAACCCGTGGTGCTGGGCAAGATGTCCTGGCCATGA
- a CDS encoding ABC transporter substrate-binding protein, which yields MLSCAEHPPSNSLVMIIESSPTNLDPRVGIDAQSERIDELLFDALVHRDEHFALHPWLAKSWEIPDPQTYVFHLQRGVTFHDGRPLTARDVKWTFDSLTNGTLRTTKTGTFRYLDRIDTPDDATVIFHLKQPWASLLWNVSNGAIGIVPYGSKGELTQMPIGSGPFRFVRAEQDKDVVIERNDRYWGEKPNLQRVQFLVVPDTTTRALELRKGSADVALNSLTADMVATIEKNPQLEVMRRPGTILSYLTMNLRDPILKDVRVRRALAYAIDRRPMIQYIWRDLARPASSILPPESWAYDPQTEQYPFDPARARQLLDAAGYRAVNGVRFHLAMKTSTEESTRLLAAVLQRQLRDVGIALDIRSYEFATFFSDVTKGAFQIYSLRWIGGNDDPDIFEYVFDSDHTPPRGANRNYYSNPRVDQLIAQGRSEVDPTKRIQAYGEIQRILAEDLPYISLWYYDNVAVHSPRVTNVEISPAGNYDFLLHAQLQQ from the coding sequence TTGCTCTCCTGCGCCGAGCATCCCCCCTCCAACTCGCTGGTGATGATCATCGAGAGCAGCCCGACGAATCTGGATCCAAGGGTAGGCATCGATGCGCAATCGGAACGCATTGACGAGTTACTGTTCGATGCCCTGGTGCATCGTGATGAGCATTTCGCCTTGCATCCCTGGCTGGCAAAGAGCTGGGAAATTCCCGATCCCCAGACCTACGTTTTTCACCTCCAGCGCGGCGTCACCTTTCACGATGGGCGTCCCTTGACCGCGCGTGACGTGAAGTGGACCTTCGACTCGCTCACCAACGGCACGCTGCGCACAACCAAGACGGGCACGTTCCGTTACTTGGATCGCATCGATACCCCGGACGATGCCACCGTCATCTTCCACCTCAAGCAACCCTGGGCCAGCCTGTTGTGGAATGTTTCGAACGGCGCGATTGGGATCGTCCCCTATGGGAGTAAGGGCGAGCTGACTCAGATGCCGATTGGCTCGGGACCCTTCCGGTTTGTGCGCGCTGAACAGGATAAAGACGTCGTAATTGAGCGCAACGACCGCTACTGGGGCGAAAAGCCGAACCTGCAGCGCGTTCAATTTCTGGTAGTGCCGGACACCACCACGCGAGCGCTGGAATTGCGCAAAGGAAGTGCAGATGTGGCCCTCAACTCTCTGACCGCTGACATGGTTGCGACGATCGAGAAAAATCCGCAGCTGGAGGTAATGCGGCGTCCGGGAACTATTCTGAGTTATCTTACGATGAATCTGCGTGATCCGATTCTGAAGGATGTGCGGGTGCGCCGTGCGCTGGCTTACGCTATCGACCGCCGTCCCATGATCCAATATATTTGGCGCGACCTGGCGCGACCAGCCAGCAGCATTCTTCCGCCAGAGTCATGGGCCTATGATCCGCAGACCGAGCAATATCCCTTCGATCCAGCGCGCGCCCGCCAGTTGCTGGATGCAGCCGGATATCGGGCGGTTAATGGCGTGCGCTTTCATCTTGCGATGAAGACTTCCACCGAGGAGAGCACCCGTCTTCTCGCAGCCGTGCTGCAACGACAATTGCGGGATGTGGGAATTGCTCTGGACATCCGCAGCTATGAATTCGCTACTTTCTTTTCCGACGTCACCAAGGGAGCTTTCCAGATCTATTCCCTGCGATGGATTGGTGGGAACGACGATCCAGACATTTTTGAATACGTGTTTGACTCGGACCACACTCCGCCTCGAGGCGCCAATCGCAACTACTATTCGAATCCACGCGTGGACCAGTTAATCGCGCAGGGGCGCAGTGAAGTAGACCCGACGAAACGCATTCAGGCTTACGGCGAGATCCAGCGCATCCTCGCCGAAGATCTTCCTTACATCAGTCTATGGTATTACGACAATGTGGCGGTCCATTCACCGCGCGTGACGAACGTCGAAATCAGTCCTGCCGGCAACTACGATTTCCTGCTCCACGCCCAACTGCAGCAATAG
- a CDS encoding TIGR00282 family metallophosphoesterase, with protein sequence MRILFIGDIFGRPGRTIVQQRLSEVVAHYRADLIIANAENAAGGFGITPGIAEELFEQGISVLTTGNHVWDKREIMDYMNLAVNGHPARRLLRPANYPAGTPGRGFYEGKASNGVPYAVMNLQGRVFMANNDDPFRVADDLLKTNTAKVVLVDMHAEATSEKIALGWYLDGRVTAVLGTHTHIPTADERVLPKGTAYQTDVGMTGPYDSIIGVQKELVIQRFLTNLPARWEPATGDVKFAGVVIDCDESTGRARSIQRIMIAENDPPLRT encoded by the coding sequence TTGCGCATTCTCTTCATTGGTGACATTTTTGGACGGCCGGGCCGCACCATCGTGCAGCAGCGGCTCTCGGAAGTTGTGGCCCATTACCGCGCCGACCTCATCATCGCCAATGCCGAGAATGCCGCCGGCGGTTTTGGCATCACGCCTGGGATCGCCGAGGAGTTGTTCGAGCAAGGCATCAGCGTCTTAACCACTGGCAACCATGTGTGGGACAAGCGCGAAATCATGGACTACATGAATTTGGCGGTGAATGGACATCCGGCTCGGCGCCTTCTCCGACCCGCCAACTACCCTGCAGGCACTCCCGGACGCGGGTTTTACGAAGGCAAAGCATCGAACGGCGTCCCCTATGCCGTGATGAACCTGCAAGGACGGGTATTCATGGCGAACAACGATGATCCCTTCCGGGTGGCCGACGATCTTCTGAAGACGAACACAGCCAAGGTGGTGCTGGTCGACATGCATGCCGAAGCTACATCCGAGAAGATAGCTCTAGGCTGGTATTTGGACGGGCGTGTTACTGCCGTTTTGGGTACACACACCCACATCCCCACCGCGGATGAACGCGTGCTGCCCAAAGGCACGGCTTACCAGACCGATGTGGGGATGACTGGTCCCTACGACAGCATTATTGGAGTGCAGAAGGAACTGGTGATTCAGCGTTTTCTCACCAACTTGCCCGCGCGCTGGGAGCCGGCCACCGGCGACGTAAAATTTGCCGGGGTGGTAATCGACTGCGACGAGAGTACCGGACGAGCGCGGTCGATCCAGCGAATTATGATCGCAGAAAACGACCCGCCACTTCGTACCTAG
- a CDS encoding DsbA family protein: MRSVILSILVCLITASVSAQNKSSSKAAAPAAAPHPPSTLTKETVESFLHHMFGYDQNLRIEVVDIKAAPDPSLYEVDARATTPQGQQALKLYVTPDQKYALYADMMPFGADPFLAARELLKAKMNGPGRGPADASVTIVEFGDLQCPACKRAQPIIQKLLAETPNSRLVFQQFPLTQIHKWALTAAKYSECVARQSNDSFWKYVDTVYDRQDEIARLNENEVEGRLKQLVSETGLNPDTIATCTSDPKVAERIYASQALGNELEVTATPTIFINGRKIANVAGTPFEVLKQITIFQAQSGSEKAQLQPSR; this comes from the coding sequence ATGCGCTCAGTCATTCTTTCAATCCTGGTCTGTTTAATTACCGCCAGCGTTTCGGCACAAAACAAGAGTAGCTCCAAGGCTGCCGCTCCTGCGGCGGCTCCGCATCCGCCGTCAACGCTCACGAAAGAAACGGTGGAATCCTTTCTTCACCATATGTTCGGATACGATCAGAATCTGCGGATTGAAGTCGTGGATATCAAGGCCGCCCCCGATCCCTCGCTTTATGAAGTGGATGCCCGCGCGACGACCCCCCAGGGCCAGCAAGCTCTGAAACTCTATGTGACCCCGGATCAGAAGTACGCTTTGTATGCCGACATGATGCCCTTCGGCGCCGATCCCTTTCTTGCCGCGCGGGAACTTCTCAAAGCCAAAATGAATGGGCCGGGGCGTGGTCCTGCGGATGCTTCGGTCACGATTGTAGAATTTGGTGATTTGCAGTGTCCCGCCTGCAAGCGGGCTCAGCCGATCATACAGAAGCTGCTTGCCGAAACCCCGAACTCGCGACTGGTGTTCCAGCAATTTCCCCTGACCCAAATCCACAAATGGGCGCTTACTGCCGCTAAGTATTCCGAGTGTGTTGCGCGGCAGAGCAACGACAGCTTCTGGAAATACGTCGATACGGTTTATGACCGGCAGGACGAAATCGCGCGCCTTAACGAAAATGAGGTGGAAGGACGCCTGAAGCAGTTGGTCAGCGAGACCGGCCTGAACCCGGACACGATTGCCACCTGCACCTCTGATCCTAAGGTGGCAGAACGAATCTATGCCTCGCAGGCGTTGGGAAATGAATTGGAAGTGACCGCGACGCCCACGATCTTTATCAATGGCCGCAAGATCGCGAACGTGGCGGGAACGCCTTTTGAAGTGCTGAAGCAGATCACGATCTTTCAGGCGCAATCAGGATCGGAAAAGGCGCAACTTCAGCCAAGCCGCTAG
- a CDS encoding NAD+ synthase, producing the protein MKVALGQINTTIGDFRGNTDKIISYAREAEEAGAGLILFPELAICGYPPRDLVERPSFLARNLEALQEIQTQIQGITVICGLVTPATTETGKRVLNSAAVVQDGRVVLTQSKMLLPTYDVFDESRNFAPAASQKLLSFCGRRVALTICEDAWNDKSFWSRPLYGVDPVEALMREGGNFLLNISASPFNIGKRELRQKILTAIATRHRVPVAVVNLVGGNDSLIFDGSSLVIAPDGQIVAQAKSFEEDLVLFDSNSLQGEIHEQIKGEEGTVYAALVLGTRDYVRKCGFERVIIGLSGGIDSALTATIAVDALGRDNVIGVGMPSDYSSQGSIDDARALAANLGIRFELIPIADIFYTYLSSLQPVFEGRGPDVTEENIQSRIRGALLMALSNKFGALVISTGNKSELAVGYCTLYGDMVGGLAAISDVPKTLVYRLANYVNSRQPVIPRASIEKPPSAELRPDQKDTDVLPPYEVLDPILEDYIEEHRTAEEIASERKLDTSVVGRVICMVDHAEYKRQQAAVGLKVTEKAFGMGRRYPIAAKYDF; encoded by the coding sequence GTGAAGGTCGCTCTGGGACAGATCAACACCACGATCGGGGATTTCCGGGGTAACACCGACAAGATTATCAGCTACGCTCGTGAGGCTGAAGAAGCGGGCGCAGGACTGATTCTTTTCCCTGAGTTGGCGATTTGCGGGTATCCCCCACGCGACCTAGTGGAACGGCCCAGTTTTTTGGCTCGCAACCTGGAGGCCCTGCAGGAGATTCAGACGCAGATCCAGGGGATCACGGTGATCTGCGGCCTGGTGACGCCCGCCACAACAGAGACCGGTAAGCGAGTCTTGAATTCGGCTGCAGTAGTTCAAGACGGCAGGGTAGTACTCACGCAATCCAAAATGCTGTTGCCTACCTATGATGTTTTTGATGAATCGCGCAATTTCGCCCCAGCCGCCAGCCAGAAACTGCTGTCATTCTGCGGCAGGCGTGTGGCGCTCACCATCTGTGAGGATGCGTGGAATGACAAGAGCTTCTGGAGCCGTCCTCTGTACGGGGTCGATCCGGTGGAAGCGTTAATGCGCGAAGGGGGGAATTTCCTGCTCAACATTTCCGCCTCGCCCTTTAACATCGGCAAGCGCGAACTGCGGCAAAAGATACTGACCGCAATTGCCACACGTCACCGGGTGCCAGTAGCAGTAGTGAATCTTGTGGGCGGGAACGACAGCCTGATTTTCGATGGCTCGAGTCTGGTGATCGCCCCGGATGGCCAGATTGTTGCGCAGGCCAAATCCTTTGAAGAAGATCTGGTCTTATTCGACTCCAATTCTCTCCAGGGCGAGATTCACGAGCAGATCAAAGGCGAGGAAGGGACTGTGTATGCTGCCTTGGTCCTCGGGACTCGCGACTATGTACGCAAATGCGGGTTCGAGCGGGTAATCATCGGTCTGAGTGGGGGTATTGATTCTGCCTTAACCGCCACGATTGCGGTAGACGCTTTGGGGAGGGATAACGTCATCGGCGTTGGCATGCCGAGCGACTATTCGTCGCAGGGCAGCATAGACGATGCCCGGGCATTGGCTGCGAACCTGGGCATACGCTTTGAGCTCATTCCGATTGCAGACATTTTTTACACTTATCTAAGTTCCTTGCAGCCGGTTTTTGAAGGCAGAGGGCCGGATGTGACAGAGGAGAATATTCAATCGCGAATTCGTGGAGCCTTGCTGATGGCGCTCTCCAATAAGTTTGGCGCTCTTGTCATCAGTACTGGAAACAAATCGGAACTGGCCGTGGGCTACTGCACTCTCTACGGGGACATGGTAGGAGGTTTGGCCGCCATCTCCGATGTACCAAAGACACTGGTGTATCGACTGGCGAATTACGTCAACTCCCGGCAGCCCGTGATCCCCCGCGCCTCGATCGAGAAGCCACCTTCCGCAGAGCTAAGGCCCGACCAGAAGGACACAGACGTCCTGCCGCCATACGAGGTCCTGGATCCGATTCTCGAGGACTATATTGAGGAGCACAGGACAGCAGAAGAAATCGCGTCAGAACGAAAGCTCGACACGAGTGTCGTGGGGCGGGTTATTTGTATGGTGGACCATGCGGAATACAAGCGGCAGCAAGCAGCCGTGGGATTGAAAGTGACGGAGAAGGCGTTCGGTATGGGTCGCCGTTATCCAATAGCTGCCAAATACGACTTCTAA
- a CDS encoding type II CAAX endopeptidase family protein, whose protein sequence is MTLFLGDDGRLRSGWRFLISLAVFFAANWLAAWLILFSAAFSANNERLFDAFFRPTLALLLLLSYSAMLVVLDRVKGHPVRALGLGASNALHDSFLGIAVGFVMSLMAVLLQAIIQRGHLGYSPVLNRQTLKLATAVVWILVTGALAEELTFRGYPFQRLVEGLGPAGAILVSSLLFGSVHLGNPHVSFLGAANTALIGVVLSLAYLRTQGLWLPWGIHFSWNAALGLVFGLPVSGLTDFAVIGVGRVAGPQWLTGGSYGPEGGVLATIAIFIGLLFVLYCIRQRPLPVIEIRPLLENTDAMPPVAP, encoded by the coding sequence ATGACCTTGTTTCTCGGCGACGATGGACGCCTGCGCAGCGGCTGGCGTTTTCTCATCTCGCTGGCGGTCTTCTTCGCCGCCAACTGGCTGGCTGCCTGGCTCATCCTCTTCAGCGCAGCTTTTTCCGCAAACAATGAACGGCTCTTCGATGCTTTTTTCCGCCCTACGCTCGCGTTGCTGTTGCTGCTTTCCTACAGCGCTATGCTGGTCGTCCTTGATCGGGTGAAAGGACATCCTGTCCGTGCCCTGGGTTTGGGCGCCAGTAATGCTTTGCATGATAGCTTTCTCGGAATCGCGGTTGGATTCGTGATGAGCCTCATGGCGGTTCTGCTTCAGGCCATAATCCAACGAGGTCATCTGGGCTATTCTCCAGTTCTTAATCGCCAAACGCTCAAGTTAGCAACGGCTGTGGTCTGGATTCTGGTCACAGGCGCGTTGGCAGAGGAGTTGACGTTCCGGGGATACCCCTTTCAGCGTTTAGTGGAAGGCTTGGGGCCAGCTGGGGCAATTCTGGTGTCTTCACTGCTGTTCGGCAGCGTGCATCTTGGGAATCCGCATGTTTCATTTCTAGGAGCGGCCAACACTGCCCTTATCGGTGTAGTTTTGTCCTTGGCATACTTGCGTACCCAGGGTCTGTGGCTGCCCTGGGGAATTCACTTCAGCTGGAACGCGGCTCTGGGGCTTGTCTTTGGCCTTCCGGTGAGCGGTCTTACGGATTTTGCTGTGATTGGAGTGGGACGAGTCGCCGGGCCTCAATGGCTGACGGGCGGTAGCTACGGACCGGAAGGAGGGGTGCTGGCCACAATCGCCATTTTTATTGGTCTGTTGTTTGTACTCTATTGCATTCGCCAGCGGCCCCTTCCGGTGATCGAGATCCGTCCTCTGTTGGAAAATACTGACGCCATGCCGCCCGTTGCGCCCTAG
- a CDS encoding slipin family protein, giving the protein MPISFGFVAAVIVFIYLLSSIKILAEYERGVIFRLGRLLAHAKGPGLILVFAPVDRMVRISLRQEALEVPPQDIITRDNVTLKVNAVIFLRVIDPRRAVNEVSNYVYQTSQFAQTTLRSVLGEVDLDELLAHREKINLRLQSILDQHTDPWGVKVANVEVKQVDLPDSMLRAMARQAEAEREKRSKIIHAEGEFSAAQRLVDAARLLAQEPVTIQLRYLQTLTEIGVEKNTTIVFPLPVDIIHGLTKAVGQVGQAPAQPGR; this is encoded by the coding sequence ATGCCTATCAGTTTTGGATTTGTCGCTGCGGTCATCGTCTTCATCTATCTGCTGAGTTCAATCAAAATCCTGGCGGAGTATGAGCGGGGTGTGATTTTCCGACTCGGCCGCTTGCTCGCACACGCCAAGGGGCCCGGACTGATCCTCGTTTTCGCTCCCGTGGATCGCATGGTGCGGATTTCGCTTCGGCAGGAGGCTCTTGAGGTTCCGCCACAAGACATCATTACCCGCGACAACGTCACCCTAAAGGTAAATGCAGTGATCTTCCTGCGCGTCATTGATCCCCGCCGGGCGGTAAATGAGGTCTCCAACTATGTGTACCAGACCTCGCAGTTTGCCCAGACCACGTTACGTTCGGTGCTGGGCGAAGTGGATCTGGACGAACTCCTGGCCCACCGTGAAAAGATCAACTTGCGGCTACAGAGCATTCTGGACCAGCACACCGATCCCTGGGGGGTCAAAGTGGCCAACGTCGAAGTAAAGCAGGTGGACCTGCCGGATTCGATGCTCCGCGCCATGGCCCGCCAGGCCGAGGCAGAACGCGAAAAACGTTCCAAAATCATTCATGCCGAGGGCGAATTCTCGGCCGCGCAACGCCTGGTGGATGCAGCTCGCTTGCTCGCGCAGGAACCGGTAACCATCCAGTTGCGTTACCTGCAGACGCTTACCGAGATCGGAGTGGAAAAGAACACCACTATCGTATTTCCCCTGCCGGTCGACATCATTCACGGGCTCACCAAGGCCGTCGGGCAAGTTGGGCAAGCGCCTGCGCAGCCGGGCAGGTAA
- a CDS encoding SPOR domain-containing protein, with product MGEQDTEITLGTVRLLGLFFGLVIVCGAFFGLGFSMGRSSAKSTLMLTDNPASTLPSSGAPKASANAATKIAESSPAADNATPAAVTKSPQAADPSTVLAAAPEPKGESDSNQATAPPPVAAASGYLVQVAAVTKQEDAEALVGALRNKHYTVFVSPGAGADKLFHVQIGPFSDIKDAEAIRARLVSDGYNPILKK from the coding sequence ATGGGAGAACAGGACACAGAAATCACCCTAGGCACGGTAAGACTCCTGGGCCTGTTTTTCGGCCTTGTCATCGTTTGCGGAGCCTTTTTCGGCTTGGGCTTCTCTATGGGACGCAGCTCCGCCAAATCGACACTGATGCTCACAGATAATCCCGCATCTACGCTTCCGTCGTCTGGAGCGCCCAAAGCGTCAGCCAATGCCGCCACGAAAATCGCCGAGAGTTCGCCCGCCGCTGATAATGCCACCCCTGCGGCAGTGACAAAAAGCCCGCAGGCAGCTGATCCGTCTACCGTCTTGGCAGCCGCTCCAGAACCGAAAGGTGAGTCCGATTCCAATCAGGCCACGGCCCCGCCGCCGGTGGCTGCCGCCAGCGGATATCTCGTGCAGGTTGCTGCCGTGACCAAGCAGGAAGACGCCGAGGCGCTGGTCGGGGCGCTACGTAACAAACATTACACGGTGTTTGTCTCCCCCGGTGCAGGCGCGGACAAGTTGTTCCATGTACAAATCGGCCCCTTTTCTGACATAAAAGATGCAGAGGCCATCCGAGCCCGCCTGGTGAGCGACGGATACAATCCCATCCTGAAAAAATAA